CCCCTCGCTCCccgcagggctggaggagggggtgggcgGGGACGGCTGGTGGTGGGAGGTTTCCCAGCCCGTTAACCCCTCGCTCCCCGCAGGGATGATGGAGGTGCTGCCCGACCGCTGCGTGCCCATAGCCAAGAAGGAGCTGATGTACATGGGCACCGTGGGGCTGGCCTGCTGGCTCGGCGGCATCATCTTCATCAACCGCAAGAAGACGGACGACGCCATCGGCGTCATGTCGGAGACGGCGCAGACCATGCTGCGCGACAACGTAGGGGGGGAGAACGGAGGGGTGCACAGCTGGGGGGGCCGCGTTGAGCCTATGTGGTTAGGGTGGGGACAGCTCCATGGGGGAGTCTGTGTGTCTGGGGTGAGGGTGTCTGGGGGGCTCTTTTGGGAGGTTCCATGGGGGTGTCTGTGCGGGGGTGGGAGGTATGGGGGACTCCATGGGGGGAagtggaggggggctggaggcaTGTGCTGTGTGTGTCCCCGCTCTCACCCCACACTCTCTGGCAGGTCCGGGTCTGGGTGTTCCCCGAAGGAACCAGGAACCACAATGGCTCCATGCTGCCCTTCAAACGCGGGGCCTTCCACCTGGCTGTGCAGGCCCAGGTACGTTCCCCTgagcacccccccagccctgtgtggGCCCAGGTAAGTTCCCCCCCCAACCCGGGGCTCCCCCCGCTGTGCAGGCCCAGGTAGCACGGTTGATGGGAGGGGGGGTATTGGAGAGATTCTCAGCCCCATGTTGACTGGGCTGGGTGCAGTGAGTTACTTGGGGGTGACAGGGTTCCCGGGGTATCGCCTGGGACCGTGGAACTGCTGGGCCCCCTTCACGCTCCAGCTGGCTCTCACAGAGCTAGGCCAGTGAGCTGCAGCAaaccctccaggtgctgtgatcactcagccccATGGGGAGCCCCACACCTGGCGAGGTCGCATGAAGGCTCCCAGAGCCACCCCCTATTCGCACACAGAGAGAGgccccagccagtcccccccagcccccagccttgcaccccagagctgggccggcctgtcctgggcagcagcctggccAGTGTGAGTTCATTACCCGCCCGCCCCCCCGGCTGTGGGGAGGACACGCCCCAGCCTTTGTACCGGAGCGGAGACCCCGAGCGCGCCGAGCAAACCCCCTGTTTTAGGGACAATAGAAACCAGGTTTATTCACGCCAGAGCCAGACGGGAGGCGATTAGCCGAAGGGCCGCGCTCGTTACCAAAGCGAACGCCCGGTGAGCGCACCGGCTACAGCTGACGGCTCCTCGCAGGCGGGCTTGGCTCACCCGTTCTCTCGCCCCACGGGACGTTTCTTCGTAGCACCCgggcctctccctgcagcctggggccagtCTCCTCGGTCAGAGGCTTTGTCTGCCCAGCGGCCGCGTGGCCGGGGGAGGAGAAGGGCCAACGCATGAGGCCCCGTCCCCTCGTTTCTGCCCTCGGCCCCTGTGCCTACGACACTCGCCCAGACGTCCCGCTGGGCTTTGCTGAGTCCCGGGGCCGGTCGATCCCCCGGCCTGGCCTTGTGCACCCGGGTcgcagagcagagcagccccGGCACATGGGGCTTGGGCAGCCCTCAGGGTCGAGGAGCGCCCGCCTGGGGGTGGGTCACCGCCGGTCCCAGTagcccccccacagcagcagctcacagctccctgcaccccaacgcgGCCCACGTTGGGAGAGGCCAGCAGGTCTCAGCGGCTCACGGGTTTCACACGACACCTCACACGGGCGCTGGGAATGAGGGAGATGGGGCCCAGGGCGCTGCTTTGAGGCGCAGGGTGGGATTCTGaacccactcctgccccccacaggtgCCCGTGATCCCCATTGTGATGTCCTCGTACCGCGATTTCTACAGCAAGAAGGAGAGAAGATTCACAACGGGTGAGTGACCCCAGGGGTCAGGGAGAGGGGTTGGTGGGGGGTATcgtaggtgggggaagggggccttgtggtgggggaagggggctgtgcggtgggggaagggagctgcggggagctgtaggtgggggaagggggccgtgcggtggggggctgtgggtgggggaagggagctgtgggggaagggggccgtgtgggggggaagggggctgtgggggctgtAGGTGGGGGCAGTTCGGGCTCTCCCGCCCCCCTCacgcgcccccctcccctgcagggcgCTGTCTGATCCAGGTGCTGGCGCCGATGCCCACGCGGGGGCTGGGCCCGGAGGCGGTGCCGGCGCTGACGGAGAGCGTGCGCCAGACCATGCTCGAGGCCTTCGACCGCCTGTCGGGGGAGCTGAGCCCCGGCCAGGACCCCCGCACCCCGCAGTGACCCCTGACCAGCCAGTTAGGGCGGAGCCTACGCTGAGTGGGCGGAGCCAGCACCGGCCACGCCCACTAGGCAGGGCAGCCATGGACCAGACCGACTAACCCAGCATTCCGACACCCCCATCCCAGCTTAGCCACTTGGTACCTCCCGCTCCCCCACCGTTAGCTACCCCCGCCCTGTCAACATGGACTGATCCACTCCAGCCTGAACCATGGACTGATCCACTCCAGTTTCTTAAGTGAGGGAGGAGGATTAAACAATGGACCGATCCACTCCAGCCTCCTGCTGGGAGGAGGAACAGAAACTGTGGACCAAcccattcctccctcccacaggggggagctggggaaaaaaaaggaccTCATGGACTGTTCCACTCCAACCTCCCCCAGGAAGAAAGTAAGCTGCGGACCATTCCACTTCAACCTTtcgggggaggagagaaagaaaggcaggGACTGTTCCACTCCAACCTCCTggtagggggagggaaggaagccaGACCATTCCACTCCAACCTCCTGTTGGGGAGGAAGCCGCGGATCAGTCCACGCCACCCtcctatggggggggggaaggaagccaCGGACTCTACCACTCCACCCTcctgctgtgggggaaggaagCCACGGACCATTCCACTCCaccctcctgctgcaggggagGAAGCCGTGGAAGAGACGTTCGTTCTTCCCCCACATGCCCTCTGTCCCCCAGCTGGGGGTGCACCGTGGAAAGGAGACAGTGCCAGGGACACGATGGACGGTGCCAtgtggagggggggagtggacACAGGAGAAACAAATCCCCCCCCTCCCAGATTCACTCATCAGTGGAAGAATCTTATCTGGGGAGGGACGGATGTTTATTCCCGCCCCCCAAATCTGGATGGATCCCGCCCAGGAAGGGGGCATCACGTCCCCCTGTTGATGCCCCCAGAGGTGGTGATGCTGCAggatggatgggggtggggaggtggcatAACCCCCCCAGGGGAAATGCGGAGGGATGGCCCTGGAGTCCCCcctagctggggggagggattttCTCCATGGATGGGGGGatcagaggaaggaaggggggtggagggcaggggatCAGGATCTggggcctggctggggtgatggggggctgatgggggagggaagaaggggtaatggggggctggcgggggaagggaaggaggggtaatggggggctggctggggtgatggggggctggcaggggagggaaggaggggtaaTGAGGGGCTGGCTGCAGTGATGGGGGACtggtgggagggagcggggggtgatgagctggtggggggcagagaaggggtaaTGGGGGGCTCGCCGGGAACCCTGGCTTATGATGGGGGGTTTTCAGTTGTGCAGGGGCTCCATGGTTCAAATTTGGGTGGGGATGTTGGCTTCTGATTGGCCCCTAGGAGCAGGGGGGCCATGGTATGTATTTATTAACTGTTTCTTTGTctgtaatttgggggggggggcaagatcCTGCCaattattccccccaccccggctgcTCCTTGGGGGACCTGGCGTGAGGGGACACCGAGCCCCCTAGGGATCTCCCCAGGGCACCCTCTCTCATTACTGGGGGGGGTCGGGTCCCTGCACCCGTGACCGTTCTGCTTTTAATAAACACCATAGAACGTGGCCACCCCGCGGCGCCTCCCCCTGGTCACTGCAGGTGGGGTAGGGTTGGAGCCTGGCCTGGGAGCTCCTCCCCCGgtcagtgggggcagggcctgggctgggagctCCTCTCCCTGGTCACGGTGggtggcatgggggcagggcctgggctgggaggtCTGCCCCTGCTCAGTGTGGGCGGGGCCTGGACTGGGAGCTCCTCCCCCTGGTAATgggccccaaggccctgctctgtTTCCAGGTCGCTGGGTGTGACCCCTTAGTGGGCTGAGCCCACGGTGCCCACAACTGCCCATCTGTGGGGCTCGCTGCAGCGACTGGGCCATGCccctggacccctccccaaactgGGGTCCTGTCaccctgctgccttcccccctcactccccagccGGGGCCCTGCATTGCctccggggctggggggtccCTTGGCTTTCCAGCCGCCCTGGGGGACAGTCCTAGCCTGGCCTATAATGCCCCCAGACAGCGCCAGGGCCCATGCGTCCCCCCTCACTTGCCCCCAGAGCAGATTAAACCTTTGCAGTGGTGGGTAccaaggagggaaactgaggcacccttAGTAATTCCCACCCCTTTGTCACAACTCTGCATGCCCATCCCAGGCCACTATGGGGCAGTCATCCACctgagaggggtggggccttggccATCTGACTGCTCCCCTCTGGGGCACACCCCTAGGGAAAGGGGGCGTGGCCCCTGAGTTTTGTTCCAGCCCCTGTCTCTGAGGTCACTGCCTGATGTCACATGTAGGAGACGGTGACATCACAAAGATGAAGCGCTGTCATGGGAGCAAGGGGGCTGATGATGTCAGAGAGGGTGGAGCACTGAGGTCATGCAGAGTTATGATGTCATcaccctggggggcagggactgctgCCATTACACACAGACTGGTGATGTCACAGGCAGGGGATGATGTCACGCCATGGTTGGGCCTGCCAGGGGAAAGTCTGATGAGGTCACGGGTGGTTTGGGGGCATGGCCTCTGGAGAGGGCTGTGACATCACTTAGGGATGATGATGTCACACACAGAGTGATACCGTCACACGCCCTGTGAGGCTGGCAGGGACAGCAGGCTGTGATGTCATGCAGCAAAGGATGATGTCATAGTTCTggggtgacatcctggccctggatcatggagggggtggggctaatggcacatgggccaaattcaacaacccagagccccccacccatGAACCATGGTGgggcctgcacagagccccactgccaTGGTGAGGGGTCTCAGGGGCatctgtggggctgggctggcagggggctgcgggtcgggagtgaggggcagcggcaaggctgggggatgggggggtgcagTGAGGGGCAGCCCCGTCTGCGGAAGGGCTGGGCGCCGCATTCACACCCCGACTCATttcctctgccccccgcccccccttcccacTGCTTCTCGGCACCGGGCCCCTGGCACCGGGCCGGGCCGGAAAACGTGAGAACAATGAGGGGAGGAAAGACACCCGCCAGGCCCTGAGAGCAGGGAGAGTTggcaagagaacccaggagtcctggctcccagccccccctgctgtaacccaccagcccccgctcccctcccagagctggggagagaacccaggagtcctggctcccaggctcccccctccccccgcctttgCACCAAATAAAGGGCGCTGGGACTGGAGACGGGAATCCAATTAACTGTTTAATTCATCTGCACTAATTAGCATCTTCCCGGCATAAATTAGAGGCATTAACAAGGGTTGAAAGCGCCGGGGGGGGAcaccccccccatgccctgcccgCCCCCGACAGTTTTCTGCCGGGCGGGGGAGGCGTCACCGGTTCACTTCGTATCCGAACCCGTTTCTGCCGTCCTGGCAcgagcctggggggcagagaaagggttaaactgggggaccccccccccgaacccctcccGCCAAAGCTCCAGGACCGGAAGTTCCCCTCCCTCGCCAGGGCCGGGTCCCCAGAGCTTGTGAGtgaagggggcggggtgggggtccGGGGTCACTCCCGGGCAGGGGggattggggggggcggggtcactCCCAGgccgtggggggcagggggatttggg
The window above is part of the Natator depressus isolate rNatDep1 chromosome 14, rNatDep2.hap1, whole genome shotgun sequence genome. Proteins encoded here:
- the AGPAT1 gene encoding 1-acyl-sn-glycerol-3-phosphate acyltransferase alpha, which gives rise to MELSLAQWALALLLLAVPLLYECSASFRYFCKMAFYNGWILTLAVLVIPLCALRGRSVENMKIIRFMLHHVKYLYGIRIEVRGLEHFNLPEPYVVVSNHQSSLDLLGMMEVLPDRCVPIAKKELMYMGTVGLACWLGGIIFINRKKTDDAIGVMSETAQTMLRDNVRVWVFPEGTRNHNGSMLPFKRGAFHLAVQAQVPVIPIVMSSYRDFYSKKERRFTTGRCLIQVLAPMPTRGLGPEAVPALTESVRQTMLEAFDRLSGELSPGQDPRTPQ